The Pseudanabaena yagii GIHE-NHR1 genome segment GAATTAACAGACGAATTGAATACCGCAACATTTGTTCAGATTTTGAATAACATAAAGTTTTGCGATGCAATCTGGCAAGATAATGTCTCAGTCTCGTATTTTCACCCTCAACTCTGGTCATGTAGGTTTTGCTAATAATTTGATCTTCCGAGTTGATAAACATTTTGTAGACACAGTAGCCATCGGTAACCCAGAAATAGCATTGCCAAACCTTAATCAATGTCCATAGAGGTTCAAAGGTTTTGCTACTCCTATCCCCTAATACCCAAGCCAAGATACCTTGGCTAAAATGATTCACCGCAGTCCATAGCCAAATCAAGTTTTTTTTGACCCAACAAAAGTCTGGAGTTCATCCAGTTCACCAACATCAGGAATAGTCTCAATCGGTGGATGTTCTGGTAATTGCTTGGCTGCTTCCTTAACCCAGTTGATGACTGAGTTGTGACTAACATCGGTACATCTCTCAATTTGTCTAAATCCCATGCCGTTGCAGTACATTTTTAGGCATATTTTTTTGACATCTTGGGAATATCCCAGCACTGAGTAATGATCAATGAACTGACGACCGCAATCAGCGCAAATATGATTTTGTTTGTCTCCTCGTTTCCCATTTTTACGAATATGTGTTGAACCACACTTTGGACATTTCATTGTTTTTCATTGCTTAAACTCGTTATCTTTAATATTTACTCATTCATCCCTCATTTATGCAACGCCAGTTTTAGATGGAGATATTGTGAGAACTTATCTTTCTCAAGAATTAGGATTTAGTAAAAAAGATAGAGATACAAACATTCGTCGAATTGCTTTTGTGACTATGTTACTTCGCCGCCATCAAGTAATTGTAATTGTTTCAGCTATTAGTCCATATCAAAAAACTAGGGAAGAAGCAAGAAAAATGCTAGAAAATTTTGTAGAGGTTTATGTTAAAGCACCCCTAGATGTTTGTGCAAAAAGAGACACAAAAGGCTTATATGCAAAAGCTAAAAGCCGAGAAATTAAACAATTTACGGGTATTGATCATCCCTACGAAGAGCCTATCAATCCTGAAATTATTTGTCATACAGATCTTGAGACTACTGAGGAAAGTATAAATAAGGTTATCTCTTTATTACAACAGAAGCAGTATCTTTCTGACAAAGTGGGATGTTCAGCAAATTAATAACTCGTAATTCTCAATTTTGGGTATTCTAATTACTCTTACTATTATCAATCTCGCTTAATTATTAACTTTAATTTACAACTAAATTAATCATGTCAACATATTCTAATACCACTACAAAGCCCGTAATTATTAGTCAGTCTAATAAAAAACTGGAAAAATTACAATTCGTTTTTGTTAGTTCTTGTGCAGCTTGGGGTGGCAGCGAAGATCTATGGACTAAATCGGCTAGATTTTTGAAAAAGCAAGGTTTTACGGTTCATGCCTTGAAAAATGGGGTTCCCGAACATAAATACGTCCAAGAATTAAAAGATGATGGAATCGAAGTAAAGAATATTTGCATTTTAGTTGAATTTCTCCGTAAATTAAGGTTTTTGCTAAATCTGCAATTTGTTTACAAAAGTATAAAACTCCTCAAATTTTTTAAACGTAAAAACCTACATCAGTTATTAAAAAATAGGCTGGTAGTGATAATTTCTCAAGGAGATAATTTTGATGGTATAGGAATTGCTAAAGTTTTTCTAGCGCTGAATTTGCCATATATTATTATCAGTCATAAGGCATCTGATTCTATTTGGCCATGTGGTAGGAAACGTCAAATAATGCAAG includes the following:
- a CDS encoding IS1 family transposase (programmed frameshift); protein product: MKCPKCGSTHIRKNGKRGDKQNHICADCGRQFIDHYSVLGYSQDVKKICLKMYCNGMGFRQIERCTDVSHNSVINWVKEAAKQLPEHPPIETIPDVGELDELQTFVGSKKTIWLWTAVNHFSQGILAWVLGDRSSKTFEPLWTLIKVWQCYFWVTDGYCVYKMFINSEDQIISKTYMTRVEGENTRLRHYLARLHRKTLCYSKSEQMLRYSIRLLIHYLKYKSIPTFS